One stretch of Bombina bombina isolate aBomBom1 chromosome 7, aBomBom1.pri, whole genome shotgun sequence DNA includes these proteins:
- the SF1 gene encoding splicing factor 1 isoform X2 — protein sequence MVGLNPDFKPPADYKPPATRVSDKVMIPQDEYPEINFVGLLIGPRGNTLKNIEKECNAKIMIRGKGSVKEGKVGRKDGQMLPGEDEPLHALVTANTMENVKKAVEQIRNILKQGIETPEDQNDLRKMQLRELARLNGTLREDDNRILRPWQSTETRSITNTTLCTKCGGAGHIASDCKFNSMTVRAGEPQSAQDKARMDKEYLSLMAELGEAPVPTSMGTSCVPSHNTIQSAPRPTGLAGSQPPLALLPSPQTRPPWMSSDRPFPSLHGAPHSFPHHMSGAGSLPPMQHNPSGHHHWMQHHPGSHAPMAGLLHSPMGLLPPPPPPPPGVPAPPPPPPSATSLPPWQQQTNSVAPPQPLHWQQNSQNTSASLHPWQQQQAGANTSSNTASQLQSTGSMVPPPPGVQPPLPPSAPPPPPPPPPGTTSLLYAPPPPPPPPMDPSNFVTMMGMGVPGLPPFSMPPAPPPPPPQS from the exons GGGAAACACGTTAAAGAACATTGAGAAGGAATGCAATGCCAAGATCATGATTCGTGGTAAGGGTTCCGTAAAGGAGGGAAAAGTTGGAAGAAAGGATGGTCAGATGCTTCCTGGGGAGGATGAGCCCCTTCATGCCTTAGTGACGGCAAACACTATGGAGAATGTGAAGAAGGCAGTGGAACAG ATTCGCAATATTCTGAAACAGGGCATAGAGACTCCCGAGGATCAGAATGACCTTCGTAAGATGCAGTTACGAGAGCTTGCAAGGCTCAATGGAACGTTGCGTGAAGATGACAACAG GATCCTAAGACCCTGGCAGAGTACAGAAACCAGAAGTATCACAAACACAACTCTGTGCACAAAGTGCGGCGGCGCTGGGCACATTGCTTCTGATTGTAAATTTAACAG CATGACTGTGAGAGCTGGTGAGCCACAGTCTGCTCAGGATAAAGCAAGAATGGATAAAGAGTATTTGTCTCTTATGGCGGAGCTTGGGGaggcgcctgtacctacctctatGGGAACATCCTGTGTACCATCTCATAACACAATTCAAAGTGCTCCACGTCCTACTGGTCTGGCAGGGAGCCAGCCACCCTTG GCATTGCTCCCTTCACCTCAGACTCGACCCCCATGGATGTCATCTGATCGTCCATTCCCGTCTCTTCATGGCGCACCCCATTCTTTCCCACATCATATGAGTGGTGCCGGTAGTCTGCCCCCTATGCAGCACAACCCTAGTGGACATCATCACTGGATGCAGCATCATCCTGGATCTCATGCTCCCATGG CTGGGCTCCTACACTCTCCCATGGGACTGTTGCCGCCTCCGCCACCACCACCTCCTGGTGTCCCAGCTCCTCCACCTCCACCACCGTCGGCAACATCTCTTCCTCCTTGGCAGCAGCAAACAAATTCAGTTGCCCCTCCCCAGCCTCTTCATTGGCAACAGA ATTCTCAAAATACCTCAGCCTCGCTTCACCCATGGCAACAGCAGCAAGCGGGAGCCAACACTTCCTCTAACACAGCCTCGCAGCTCCAGTCCACAGGCTCCATGGTGCCGCCGCCTCCTGGTGTCCAGCCTCCGTTGCCCCCCAGTGCACCGCCTCCCCCACCACCACCCCCTCCAGGCACCACAAGTCTTCTGTATGCCCCTCCTCCCCCACCACCACCCCCAATGGACCCCTCTAATTTTGTCACTATGATGGGAATGGGTGTTCCAGGACTCCCGCCATTCTCTATGCCCCCtgcccctcctcctcctccccctcaaAGCTAA